The Labrus mixtus chromosome 16, fLabMix1.1, whole genome shotgun sequence genome window below encodes:
- the LOC132991134 gene encoding cortexin-2-like produces MADDLYSSTFSASESDFSSSSSSSSSSSSAAAYVLTLEQRAAFVFVLILFIFLGLLIVRCFRILLDPYRSMPSSTWTDYMEKDTFDYRIS; encoded by the coding sequence ATGGCAGACGACCTCTACAGCAGCACCTTCTCCGCTTCAGAATCAGACTTctcgtcctcttcttcctcctcctcctcttcctcctcggcCGCTGCCTACGTCCTCACGCTCGAGCAGAGGGCGGCCTTTGTCTTCgtcctcatcctcttcatcttcctggGCTTGCTGATCGTCCGCTGTTTCCGGATCCTGCTGGACCCGTACCGCAGCATGCCGTCCTCCACCTGGACGGACTATATGGAGAAGGACACCTTCGACTACCGTATTTCCTGA